Within Paenibacillus albicereus, the genomic segment CGTTGTGGCCGCCCTCGGGAATGATGAGGTCGGCGTATTTTTTGGACGGCTCGATGAACGCCTCATGCATCGGCTTGACCGTCTGCATGTACTGGTCGTGGATGGAGTGGATCGAGCGGCCGCGCTCCTCGATGTCGCGCAGCACGCGGCGCAGGATGCGCACGTCCGGGTCGGTGTCGACGAACACCTTGATGTCGAGCAGCTCGCGCAGTCCTTCGTCCGAAAGGACATGCAGCCCCTCGATCATGACGATGCTGCTCGGCAGCAGCGTCACCGTCTCGTCCGTTTTGCGCGCGTGCATCGTGAAGTCGTAGACCGGCGCCTCGGCCGGCTCTCCCCGCTTCAGCTGCTGGAGATGCTCGACGAGCAGCTCGTTCTCGAACGCGAAGGGATGATCGTAGTTGATCTTTTCCTTTTCGGCGAACGACAGCTCCGGCCTGTCCCGATAGTAGTTGTCCTGCGAGATGAACGTCACATTGCCGGTCCCCATCCGCTCGATGACCGACCGGGCCACGGTCGTCTTGCCCGACCCCGTGCCGCCTGCGATACCTATGATAAGCATGTAGCTGCGCTACCTCCCCGAATTTGGTGCAATTCCCGTAGTGTAGCACATCGGGGACGGATTTTCATCTGTCGGAGACGGTGTTGGCGGCGGATTAGAATGGGAATTCGAAGGTTTGTCACGGGTAGCGGAGCGGTCAAAAACGATTGTAGCCGAATTGAACCCAGGAGTTCCGACGAAAGCAGAGAATTCCATCCAGATCATTCCACGAATATGTCGACCGATCTGGGGGTTGGAACGTTGAAATCGAGCTATTACGGAGAGTTGTGCACCAAGATGTACGAGAGCGACAAGTCCATGGCGGAAGGCGCAGAGCTGGACTTCTTCCTGGCGTTCGCAGGCAAGGAAGGACTGCGCGTGCTGGAGCCGATGTGCGGCAATGGCCGGATGCTGCTGCCCCTGCTGCAGCGGGGCATCGATA encodes:
- the udk gene encoding uridine kinase — its product is MLIIGIAGGTGSGKTTVARSVIERMGTGNVTFISQDNYYRDRPELSFAEKEKINYDHPFAFENELLVEHLQQLKRGEPAEAPVYDFTMHARKTDETVTLLPSSIVMIEGLHVLSDEGLRELLDIKVFVDTDPDVRILRRVLRDIEERGRSIHSIHDQYMQTVKPMHEAFIEPSKKYADLIIPEGGHNEVGIGVLASLTEKYLSSGHY